In the Hippoglossus stenolepis isolate QCI-W04-F060 chromosome 14, HSTE1.2, whole genome shotgun sequence genome, one interval contains:
- the prdx6 gene encoding peroxiredoxin-6 has protein sequence MVQFSPENKVCPSLTHTPTHTHSTMPGLLLGDVFPNFEADTTIGKIKFHDFLGSSWGILFSHPKDFTPVCTTELACAAKVSDEFKKRGVKMIALSIDSVEDHHNWSKDVMAFNNQAEGALPFPIIADHKRALSVQLGMLDPDEIDKDGMPLTARCVFVIGPDKKLKLSILYPATTGRNFDELLRVIDSLQLTAQKKVATPVDWKPGQKVMVIPSLSDSEAAALFPNGVTTKEVPSGKKYLRYTQP, from the exons ATGGTGCAGTTCTCACCAGAGAACAAAGTGTGTccttctctgacacacacacccacacacacacacagcaccatgCCTGGACTTCTGCTGGGAGACGTGTTCCCCAACTTCGAGGCCGACACCACCATCGGCAAGATCAAGTTCCACGATTTCCTGGGCAGCTC GTGGGGCATCCTGTTCTCCCACCCAAAGGACTTCACTCCGGTCTGCACCACAGAACTGGCCTGTGCCGCCAAGGTCAGCGATGAGTTCAAGAAACGTGGCGTGAAGATGATCGCCCTGTCCATCGACAGTGTTGAGGATCACCACAACTGGAGCAAG GATGTGATGGCATTCAACAATCAGGCTGAAGGTGCTCTGCCCTTCCCCATCATCGCTGATCATAAGAGAGCGCTGTCCGTTCAGCTGGGCATGCTGGACCCCGATGAGATCGACAAGGATGGAATGCCCCTCACCGCTCGCTGT GTGTTTGTGATTGGCCCTGATAAGAAGCTGAAGCTGTCCATCCTCTACCCGGCCACCACAGGGAGGAACTTTGACGAGCTGCTCAGAGTCATCGACTCTCTGCAGCTCACCGCACAGAAGAAGGTTGCCACACCGGTCGACTGGAAG CCCGGTCAGAAGGTCATGGTCATTCCCTCACTCTCTGAtagtgaagctgctgctctcttcCCCAACGGTGTGACAACGAAAGAGGTGCCTTCTGGGAAGAAATACTTGCGCTACACTCAGCCCTGA